In Lonchura striata isolate bLonStr1 chromosome 14, bLonStr1.mat, whole genome shotgun sequence, one genomic interval encodes:
- the COL4A6 gene encoding collagen alpha-6(IV) chain — MGRTGALLLLLLWLGAELASAGGKKSYSGPCGGRNCSAGCKCFPEKGARGRPGPIGLQGPIGAPGFTGPEGLPGAKGERGAVGPPGPAGQKGDKGPMGVPGFQGINGIPGHPGQSGPRGPPGLDGCNGTAGSRGISGPDGFPGLPGLPGRPGPKGLKGEPVFAQGGLKGMKGENGLPGLDGVPGPKGFPGPIGPAGPIGLPGLQGPVGPPGPPGPKGNMGLGFQGEKGEKGDVGLPGPPGPPPSTGILEFMGFPKGKQGEKGEPGPQGFPGDQGLPGIPGFGGIGEKGEKGVPGLPGGRGLLGRDGSEGIPGRKGHPGVPGYPGLDGAEGMKGELGDIGPPGPPVIIDREGVVISGAPGDPGSPGIPGPPGDEGIIGLPGLPGAPGFPGLERDGMGPGGSPGIPGVKGEVGEPGRATIGIPGPPGRGGLPGLPGAPGLPGSPRPSFSPVIILSGRTGAPGQPGQRGLPGALGPKGYKGEAGDCACDGGVTRAGLKGISGPPGLSGSPGVPGAKGIGGDPGSVGAPGLRGPPASAGQQGPPGLKGEKGDPSYATVKGARGDRGATAPRGPSGIPGAPGRDGLPGLPGPPGPPGDGGLGFPGEKGLPGLPGSKGHRGETGSPGIGYPGPSGVRGPPGDSGMDGFPGQAGLPGPPGITLPCIVPGAYGPPGTPGFPGLPGPKGSKGFSGIPGQPGLHGSKGQPGSPGIIGLQGEPGFPGPRGEQGSRGLPGLDGTDGLPGKMGPSGLAGIKGALGDVFGAESGTVGERGRPGLPGDKGLTGDIGFPGPKGLDGRPGLLGVKGEQGHPGYSGVPGLQGPPGPGGPFGIKGKPGPLGSAGLAGAPGPPGVKGVAGDVGPQGPAGMKGFPGLDGAPGSPGERGLLGPPGSFGQDGHPGFSGPKGEKGSSGLLGFPGMPGLPGVPGVNGFKGTPGTAGGKGSPGVVGLQGQKGDRGDIGPPGLPVLGTSEQALQIKGDKGDPGLAGLGGFPGPRGDKGISGSRGQPGFPGPVGSPSKERGLQGDPGFPGPPGQPGLPGQKGAHGIMGFPGMPGERGSDGTTGILGFPGPIGLPGPKGEQGESVGVPGIAGPKGERGDPGFPGERGREGLKGEPGYPGNTGVNGPKGSPGDLGQEGPAGIPGNAGLRGAPGPPGPPGQPGSVGFPGARGTVGPKGFHGFPGLSGLNGLPGTKGSPGTPGLSEAGLKGPAGLPGTKGEEGSPGLGRGAAGFPGPKGSSGDMGPPGPMGLPGLPGTPGVSLPSDIRGRPGDAGVPGTEGSSGFPGPPGPRGTPGPASDQGDTGTPGFPGVLGLRGIKGDVGPTGPVGLPGASGFKGARGEPGLMGMPGKDGPPGDPGYAGLKGEMGPRGLPGRPGAPGITPQPEEVTAPAGLPGLPGIDGVPGFDGDPGFHGPAGKPGPKGLPGRSGLKGRDGLPGAPGIPGDPGLSGAPGPQGFEGAAGKPGPLGLPGMPGRSAAVGYTLVKHSQSEQIPPCPIGMNKLWDGYSLLYVEGQEKAHNQDLGFAGSCLPRFSTMPFIYCNINEVCYYASRNDKSYWLSTTAPIPMMPVDSVQIPQYISRCSVCEAPSQAVAVHSQDITIPQCPLGWRSLWIGYSFLMHTAAGAEGGGQSLVSPGSCLEDFRATPFIECNGARGTCHYFANKYSFWLTTVEQEQQFVSAPPSETLKAGQLRTRVSRCQVCMKNL; from the exons GGTCGACCAGGACCAATTGGGCTTCAAGGACCAATAGGAGCACCTGGATTTACTGGCCCAGAAGGTTTGCCTGGAGCAAAAGGTGAGAGAGGAGCAGTGGGCCCTCCTGGACCAGCTGGACAGAAAGGTGACAAG GGTCCAATGGGAGTTCCAGGATTCCAGGGTATCAACGGGATCCCA GGTCACCCTGGGCAGTCTGGACCCAGAGGCCCCCCTGGCCTCGATGGCTGCAATGGCACCGCTGGGAGTCGTGGCATTTCTGGACCCGATGGGTTTCCTGGCCTACCTGGACTGCCT ggtCGTCCTGGCCCAAAAGGCCTTAAAGGAGAACCTGTTTTTGCTCAAGGCGGTCTTAAAGGAATGAAG GGTGAAAATGGTCTTCCTGGATTGGATGGAGTTCCT GGCCCAAAAGGTTTTCCAGGTCCAATAGGTCCTGCAGGCCCTATAGGATTACCAGGTTTGCAG GGTCCAGTGGGTCCCCCTGGGCCACCAGGTCCCAAA gGTAACATGGGATTAGGTTTtcaaggagagaaaggagaaaag GGTGATGTGGGCCTGCCTGGGCCTCCAGGTCCCCCACCATCCACTGGAATACTGGAATTCATGGGATTTCCAAAGGGGAAGCAAGGAGAAAAG GGTGAGCCAGGGCCTCAAGGATTCCCTGGAGACCAAGGATTGCCTGGCATCCCG GGCTTTGGAGGTAttggagagaaaggagaaaaaggtgTGCCTGGCTTACCAGGTGGCAGG GGTCTTTTGGGACGGGATGGATCTGAAGGAATTCCAGGGAGAAAG GGCCATCCAGGTGTTCCAGGCTATCCAGGACTGGATGGAGCAGAAGGCATGAAG GGTGAATTAGGTGACATCGGTCCCCCAGGTCCACCTGTCATTATTGACAGGGAAGGTGTAGTCATTTCAG GTGCCCCAGGTGACCCTGGCAGCCCAGGAATACCTGGTCCTCCAGGAGATGAAGGGATCATTGGTTTACCAGGCcttccaggggctccagggtTTCCAGGCCTGGAGAGAG ATGGAATGGGCCCTGGAGGGTCTCCAGGTATTCCAGGAGTGAAGGGTGAAGTGGGAGAACCAGGAAGAGCAACAATTGGAATACCAGGCCCTCCTGGCAGAGGTGGTTTACCAGGTCTGCCAGGGGCACCAGGATTGCCTGGTTCACCAC GCCCTTCATTCTCCCCAGTGATAATCCTGAGTGGAAGGACGGGAGCcccagggcagcctgggcaAAGAGGGCTGCCAGGAGCTTTGGGTCCAAAAGGCTACAAAG GAGAGGCAGGTGATTGTGCTTGTGATGGAGGAGTTACAAGAGCTGGCCTAAAAGGCATCTCAGGCCCTCCAGGTCTGTCAGGAAGCCCTGGTGTACCTGGTGCCAAGGGCATTGGTGGAGACCCAGGCTCTGTGGGAGCACCAGGACTGCGTGGCCCTCCG GCTTCAGCTGGTCAGCAAGGACCTCCAGGTcttaagggagaaaaaggggatCCATCCTATGCAACAGTCAAAGGTGCTCGTGGGGACCGTGGTGCGACAGCACCCAGAGGACCTTCAGgcatcccaggagctccaggcagGGATGGACTTCCAGGCTTACCAGGCCCACCAGGCCCTCCA GGTGATGGTGGGCTGGGTTTCCCAGGTGAAAAAGGCCTGCCAGGATTACCTGGCTCCAAGGGCCATCGAGGAGAAACTGGTTCTCCTGGCATTGGATACCCAGGCCCTAGTGGAGTTCGTGGACCACCAGGTGACAGTGGAATGGATGGGTTTCCAGGACAAGCAGGCCTTCCAGGCCCTCCAG GTATCACCTTGCCCTGCATAGTTCCTGGAGCATACGGGCCCCCAGGGACTCCCGGCTTTCCAGGACTGCCAG GTCCTAAAGGCAGCAAAGGCTTTTCTGGCATTCCAGGCCAACCTGGATTACATGGGTCTAAAGGACAGCCAGGATCTCCAGGAATAATAGGCTTGCAAGGGGAACCTG GCTTCCCTGGACCTCGAGGAGAACAAGGCTCACGAGGACTTCCAGGACTGGATGGAACAGATGGTTTACCTGGGAAAATGGGTCCTTCAGGCTTAGCTGGAATAAAAGGAGCTCTTGGAGATGTATTTGGTGCTGAGAGTGGAACTGTGGGAGAGCGTGGCCGACCTGGACTTCCAGGTGATAAAGGGCTTACAGGTGATATTGGATTTCCAGGACCAAAAG GGCTGGATGGAAGACCAGGCCTCCTGGGTGTTAAAGGTGAACAGGGTCATCCAGGATATTCAGGTGTTCCTGGATTGCAAggtcctcctggccctgggggccCTTTTGGCATTAAGGGAAAACCAGGACCCTTGGGGTCAGCTGGCCTTGCAGGAGCACCAG GACCTCCTGGAGTCAAAGGTGTGGCTGGGGATGTAGGACCACAAGGCCCTGCTGGTATGAAAGGCTTCCCAGGTCTTGATGGTGCTCCAGGATCTCCTGGGGAAAGAGGATTGCTAGGGCCACCTGGGAGTTTTGGTCAAGATGGACATCCAGGTTTCTCTGGGCCAAAAG GTGAGAAAGGATCTTCTGGCCTGCTTGGTTTCCCTGGCATGCCAGGACTTCCTGGTGTCCCTGGAGTGAATGGGTTTAAAGGaactcctggcacagctggaggaaAAGGAAGTCCAGGAGTTGTGGGACTTCAAGGTCAAAAAG gtGACAGAGGTGATATAGGTCCACCTGGTCTTCCTGTTCTTGGGACTTCAGAACAGGCACTGCAAATCAAAGGAGACAAAGGAGATCCTGGATTAGCTGGACTTGGAGGATTCCCAGGACCTAGAG GTGACAAAGGAATCTCAGGAAGCCGTGGACAGCCTGGTTTCCCTGGTCCAGTTGGGTCACCAAGCAAAGAGAGAGGTCTTCAAGGTGACCCAGGCTTCCCTGGTCCACCTGGACAACCTGGCCTGCCAGGGCAGAAGGGTGCACATGGTATCATGGGATTTCCAGGAATGCCAGGAGAGAGG GGTTCAGATGGCACCACAGGAATACTTGGATTCCCAGGACCTATTGGCCTTCCTGGTCCAAAGG gtGAACAGGGAGAGTCTGTTGGTGTTCCTGGCATTGCTGgaccaaaaggagagagaggagacCCAGGATTTCCAG gagagagagggagagaaggacTCAAGGGTGAACCAGGCTATCCAGGAAACACTGGGGTGAATGGACCCAAAGGCAGCCCAGGAGATCTTGGCCAAGAAGGCCCAGCAG GAATCCCTGGAAATGCTGGGCTGAGAGGAGCCCCTggcccaccaggacccccaggacaGCCAGGATCTGTTGGATTCCCTGGAGCTCGTGGAACAGTGGGACCTAAAG GCTTTCATGGATTTCCAGGTTTAAGTGGTCTGAATGGCTTGCCAGGCACAAAAGGGTCTCCTGGAACACCAG GTCTGAGTGAAGCTGGACTGAAAGGACCTGCAGGCCTCCCAGGTACAAAGGGTGAAGAAGGCTCTCCAGGCTTGggaagaggagctgcaggattCCCTGGACCAAAAGGCTCATCAGGAGACATGG GTCCCCCTGGTCCTATGGGCCTGCCTGGCCTGCCAGGAACACCTGGAGTTTCTCTTCCATCTGATATACGGGGCAGGCCTGGCGATGCTGGTGTTCCAGGCACTGAGGGGAGTTCAG GTTTTCCAGGTCCTCCAGGACCACGGGGGACCCCTGGCCCAGCTTCTGACCAAGGTGACACAGGGACTCCAGGTTTCCCTGGTGTTCTTGGCTTGCGAGGCATTAAGGGCGACGTGGGACCCACTGGTCCAGTTGGGCTCCCTGGAGCATCTGGATTCAAAG GTGCAAGAGGTGAGCCTGGCCTAATGGGGATGCCAGGTAAAGATGGGCCTCCAGGGGATCCTGGTTATGCTGGGCTGAAAGGTGAAATGGGCCCTCGAG GTCTCCCTGGCAGACCAGGGGCTCCAGGAATAACCCCACAGCCAGAAGAAgtcacagcccctgcaggattACCTGGTCTGCCAGGAATTGATGGTGTTCCTGGCtttgatggagatcctggattCCATGGTCCAGCTGGAAAACCAG gcCCAAAAGGTTTGCCAGGAAGATCTGGCTTGAAAGGACGTGATGGCTTACCTGGAGCCCCTGGGATACCTGGAGATCCAGGACTTTCAGGTGCCCCAGGACCACAGGGATTTGAAG GTGCTGCGGGGAAGCCGGGGCCCCTCGGTTTGCCGGGAATGCCCGGCCGGAGCGCGGCCGTTGGATACACTCTGGTGAAGCACAGTCAGTCAGAGCAGATCCCCCCGTGTCCCATAGGCATGAACAAGCTCTGGGATGGCTACAGCTTATTGTATgtggaggggcaggagaaggcaCACAACCAGGATCTGG GTTTTGCTGGCTCATGTTTGCCTCGCTTCAGCACCATGCCTTTTATTTACTGCAACATCAATGAAGTGTGCTACTATGCCAGCCGAAATGACAAGTCCTACTGGCTGTCCACTACTGCTCCCATCCCCATGATGCCCGTGGACAGTGTCCAGATCCCACAGTACATCAGCCgctgctctgtgtgtgaggCACCTTcccaggctgtggctgtgcacaGCCAGGACATCACCATCCCAcagtgtcccctgggctggcgcAGCCTCTGGATAGGATACTCCTTCCTTATG CACACTGCGGCAGGGGCGGAAGGTGGAGGCCAGTCCCTTGTCtcgcctggctcctgcctggagGATTTCCGAGCTACTCCATTCATCGAGTGCAATGGTGCTCGGGGAACGTGCCACTACTTTGCCAACAAGTACAGCTTCTGGCTGACCAcggtggagcaggagcagcagtttGTCAGTGCTCCTCCCTCAGAGACTCTGAAAGCGGGGCAGCTTCGGACTCGTGTCAGCCGCTGCCAGGTGTGCATGAAGAACTTGTAG